cacgcctccaTTTAACATTCTGCCCACCTCCTCCCTGCTTaatggaggcgtgcataattatcagGCGACAGAGCCAACAAGGCAGACAGGAGCCActgtggctcatttacatattttaaaaacgAAGCTATTACAAGCAAAAAGAACAGCAGCATGCAAGTGTGCCTTGTTTAGAAGtattgcatccatgtggtagttttcctttaagacaaCCATTCAGCTCACACGTAGGATGTAATGAACAGGAAAGACTCAGGTCTATTAAATCAAAGATACAAGAAGCTCATACAGTCACAATATCCTCAAAGCAGCATTTATTTCATCCACATAATTCCAAAACATTTATATTGGGTATCTGGCATTTTATTGGCATCCATCATAACAGGCTAATACACACTGTGCAGATGCAGTCAGTCCTGAGAAGGCCTGGCCCACACAAGGCTTACAACCAAATAATGAGGCCCTTGAAAATTTACCTTAATAATTAGAAggattagaaaaaaataaaactgaacaCAGGTACTATCAGGGCATTCAAACTCATAAGAGGTGCAGAAAAATCACGACATAAGTTAAAAGGGCAAATAGAAACTTCACAAAGCTCACATTTAAAAAACATCTATAGTTAGCTAACAAAACAGGTGGACTCCCATCCTCCGCTTTATGGGatctgcagccaatcacagcctaaACTGAGAGGTGCCTCCACAGAAAGAAAGCAAGTGGGGAGTCCTGTACATGCATCGGGAATGCTGCACAAATGGAAACTAAAACCAGTTTTGTTACAAAATAAAACGGGACCACTTTGCATCGTTCCAGCCCGTATGTGCCCTATCGGCAAGGAGAGCGCGGGCGCCTCTCTGTAACTGCAGCTTCCCTAATCCCCTGATCTATGCGAGGGCAACCCGTGAAACGGCTGATGCACCAACGCAATCCAGCAATGCCCAAGAGGACGCCACGGTAACCCGTCTCCCCGGGCACGTAGCAATATGAGCAGTTGTGCCAATGATACGGATATGATAAGCACAGGGACATGTCAGGGGAAGCGGTGGGGAGGTGGCATGTGGTGTGGAGGGGAGCAGGTAAGTAATGGGCTGTAGCAAGACGCAAAACCCTTTTTTAATTATTGCCTTCTCCGGTTTCTTCATCTTGTTGATCACTTGTCCAGAGGGTCAGGTTGTCACGCAGGAGCTGCATGATGAGGGTGGAGTCCTTGTAGGAATCCTCATTTAGCGTGTCCAGCTCAGCGATAGCATCATCAAAGGCCTGCTTGGCAAGGAGACAGGCCTGCTCAGGGTTACCCTGGATCTCATAGTAGAAGACAGAGAAATTGAGGGCCAAGCCTAAGCGAATGGGGTGAGTTGGCTGCATGTGTTCCTTGCTGATCTCAAAGGCCTCCTTGTAAGCAGCTTCAGAGGCTTCTGTCACACTTCGCTTCCTGTCCCCAGAGCCTACTTCTGAGAGGTACCGATAGTAATCCCCTTTCATCTTCAGGTAGAAAACTTTGCTTTCGTACTGGAAGTCATTGCAATTCTTGATGAGGAACTTGTCAAGCAGCGACAGCACTTCACTACATACTCCTTCTAGCTCAGCCTCAATCTTCTCTCTGTAGGCTTTCACCTTCTCCAGCTTCTTCTCATTCCCATCAGCCAGTGTCTTCTGCTCTATGCTGCTAATCACTCGCCATGAAGATCTTCTGGCGCCAACTACATTCTTGTAGGCGACGGAAAGCAAGTTCCTATCTTCATTAGACAATGGTTCATTAAGTTCTGTCACCTGTATAGAAGGGGGAAACATTTAGATTGTCAGGTAGTGGCCAAGGACACATTAAACCACCAGCCGGGCAAGTGAAGCTAGAGATGATCATTTTTGGCAATCAAATACTGATAGTCCTACCTAAACGACAGAAAACAAGACACACATGCAAATAGGAATCAATGGGCAGACGCAGCCAGACATATGCCCTAGGCACTGGCACAATTAGACAGCTCCCACATAGCACCTCCCAGACACTCATGCGATCATCTACCCCCAGTGCCACCCACCACATACCAACTACACCCTACAGCTGGGTACACACCATGTCATGTATCTTGTCTAGGACATTGATGTCCTACAAATGTTATACACCTCGTCATCTCTATGAAAGAAGGATTCAGAAGAGTGGTAGCATCAGTACAGTGCCACTAGATGGGTAGGGATAAGCCAAGCACATGCCAGCCTGGTAGATGGGCAGCACATCTCTATACAGGGGCTGTGCACATATAGGGAAGCTCCATAGCTTCAGCACATGTCTATACATTGCAGCTAGGAGGCTCCAGACTAGGTGCCCGCCGTGTTGTGCCCCCCTCCCCGCCGTGCCCTCCAGCCACCGGCACTCACCGATTTCATAGCCGCAGCCATATCTTCATATCTCTCCGCTTGTTCTGCCAAACGGGCTCTTTGGAGCAGCTGCTCCCGGTCCGCCATGCTGTCCCTCGGGCGGGTCTACGTGCGGTGCCGGTACAAGTAACGGGTTCTCCTTCCCTTCAGCCTCGTCGCGTTGCACCGGGTTCTGCTACTTGCGGCGCTGCAGCCGGGACGCACTATAAAGGGGCGTGGTCAGAGGGCGTGACTTTGGGGAACATTTCTAGCTGACGTCATGAGCTATTTATAGCCACTACTACGAGTATGCGCACTGCGATTGCTGCAATGCACAGCAAAGAGGTGGAGAGCGGAGGAAGTGAGGGAGGGGCGGCTAATGGCACATACACGATATTCCCCTCTGCAGACAGTGCATACGACATTGTCCCCTGCTAGGGCTCAGCTTGCTGCGAGGTAATCAGCTACCACTGCTGTCTATATGTCGCCATTTAATTATAAGAAGTCCAACTTTCTGCTTCCTCACCCTGAAGGAGAGGTCACGTAATGCAGCGTGGTGACAGAGTGCCACAGGTGTCTCACATACATAGGCTGCTACAtcctcatacctcccaacttttgtggaggagaaagagggacaaaatggcggcgcgcgaagcgcgccgcggcgatttttttacccacagaagccacaccctagccacgccccctaaccacaccccctggccacgccactgctcataccttcaacgcatccactggcaccaatgtatatttatgtatataattggggggcatattccactccccctagacaacgagcatgccctcctagacaacgagcatgtcctcccctagacaacgagcatgccccccccagacaacgagcatgtcctcccctagacaacgagcatgtccccccctagacaacgagcatgtcccccccagacaacgggcatgtccgcccccagacaatgagcatgcccccccctagacaacgagcatgtcccccccagacaacgagcatgtcccccccagacaacgggcatgtccgcccccagacaacgagcatgcccccccctagacaacgagcatgtcccccccagacaacgagcatgccccccctagacaacaagcatgccccccctagacaacgagcatgtcccctagacaacgagcatgcccccccctagacaacgagcatgtacccccccctagacaacgagcatgtacccccacctagacaacgaccatgtccccccctagacaacgagcatgtcccccacctagacaacgagcctgtccccccctgtggctgcgtgcccttttttgtgtgtttgtgttatttttgtcttccaggaccgtgcctgctgtggactgcttccgattcgaaggattacatcgatgaccgacatttctaacaaataaaatggttaacgagggtgtgtctgcgttttttgttcaataaaattttctgaaaacggtgtgattatttatttttttgcgacactcttcatagtttgccgtagtagtggtgccggctagatgacggtgctcattactaagggctggccttagtgtttgccttaatttttttggcaaattcacactaacgcccataccattaccccggtacccaccgccaccaggggtgccgggaagagccgggtacaaaccagtacctgaccgtctatagatggtcaggtagtggggcggctgcaggctgttattgttgcgctggaatagccccctaacagtggcctatcccagctcagtaatggcaggctgctgctgctgcttttttgtatcaggctgatttgaaaaataggggcaccc
The DNA window shown above is from Engystomops pustulosus chromosome 1, aEngPut4.maternal, whole genome shotgun sequence and carries:
- the YWHAH gene encoding 14-3-3 protein eta is translated as MADREQLLQRARLAEQAERYEDMAAAMKSVTELNEPLSNEDRNLLSVAYKNVVGARRSSWRVISSIEQKTLADGNEKKLEKVKAYREKIEAELEGVCSEVLSLLDKFLIKNCNDFQYESKVFYLKMKGDYYRYLSEVGSGDRKRSVTEASEAAYKEAFEISKEHMQPTHPIRLGLALNFSVFYYEIQGNPEQACLLAKQAFDDAIAELDTLNEDSYKDSTLIMQLLRDNLTLWTSDQQDEETGEGNN